Below is a genomic region from Pirellulales bacterium.
TTTATTGCCCGGTCGCGGTCAGCGACGCACAAATGCATAGTTATCGAAGCCACCGGTCGGACCTGTTCAATTCCGTCCGATAGGCGGCCATGATCGTCAGCAGCTGCGCCTCTTCGGGCCGCCCTTCCCAGGGCGGCCCGAAGGACGCTTTTTGTTAGCAGTGGCACATGAATACAATTCGGAACAAGCCACGAGTAAAAATCGCAAAACCGGTGCAACTCACGCGTCTAGCCACTTAGCCAGGGGGCGGCGGCTCCGCATTGCAAAAATCTCTCCTGGACTCTCGGCGGCCACTTGTTCTGAAATCCGCTCGAAACCATCTTTCCAATAAGACTGTGCGCCAAGATGATTTGAAAAAAAACCGGCCCTCCTGATAAAGTGCGGCGGACCCGCAGCGCTGGTCATAACCACAACCCGCGTTATACTGTGGCCGCGTAGGCCGCTGTTCTGTCACGTTTTTGTCGGTTTCCGCATGCGCGCACCTCACCAGTTGCTCTACAGTCGAACGCGCGTGCGTTCACGTTACGCCCTCATGCCGATTGAGGGATATCCGACGTCAAAGCTGCCAGATTGGCCCGAAAGCGCCGTGCAGATTCTTGCCGCTCCGGTCCTGGGTGCGGCATTTGCTCAATACCTGCTGCGTGTGCCGGCTAGCTATGGCACGCACTACCACGCCGACCGACGCATCGAGACATTCTTGTACGTCTTGGACGGCGAATACCAGCTACTGCTAGGGACGGGGAATACGCAGCAACTGTCCGCGGGCAACTTCGTATTCGTCCCGCCAAGCCTCGACTACAGTCTCGAGGCGTCCACGTTGGGCACGCTCTTGATGCTCAAAAAAGCGTACGAACCTGTGACAGGTGTCTCGGAGCCGCAGGCAATCGTCGCCAAACAATCTGACGTTGCCGAAACTGTCTATATGGGGGATCAGGGCGCGCTGCTGCAGACATTGCTGCCTGACGAAATTGGTTTCGATATGGCGATGAATATCTTCACGTTTGCTCCGGGCCACAGTTTGCCAGTCGTCGAGACACACGTGATGGAGCACGGCTTGTATTTTCTGCAAGGAAAAGGCGTTTACTATCTCGACGACACATGGATGGAAGTGGAAGCAGGCGATTTCATCTGGATGGGACCGTACGTACCGCAATCCTTTTACGCGACAGGCCCGACGCCCTCGAAATACATCTACTACAAGAATGTGAATCGTGACGTAGCGCTATAGTCGCGAGTTGGCCCCTGGCGTGCGCGCTATTCATTGAGCCCCGGGAAGGTGACACATGGAAAAGATATATCGTGACGCGGACGTTGACCTATCAGTCATTAACGGCAAGACGGTAGCGGTCATCGGCTACGGAATTCAGGGCCGCGTGCAGGCCGCTAATGCGCGCGACAGTGGCGTAAAAGTCATTGTGGGTACGCGCCCCCCCGAGGAATCGAACAGCCGCGGCCTCGCCCAGTCCGACGGGTTCGAGTCGATGTGTATCGCGGACGCCACACGACGTGCCGACATATTGCTAATCGAATTGGCCGATCCAGCCCAGCCCCCGATCTATCGTGATGACATCGCGCCCCACCTGACCTCCGGCAAGACGCTTTGCTTTTGCCACGGGTTTAATGTGTTGTACGGCGCAATCCAGCCACCGCGTGATGTGAACGTGGTACTGTTCGTTCCCAACGCTCCAGGGCATTTGGTCCGCGAGAAATACCTCAAGGGCGAGGGGATTTATGGATGCGTGAGCGTAGAAAATGACGCCACAGGCAATGCCCGCGATATCGTGTTGGCGGTCGCGAAGGCCGTGGGAAGCACACGTGCGGGCGTTATCGAAATGTCCTTTCAACACGAGTGCGAAGGGGACAATTTTGAAGAGCAAATTCTCTACGGCGGCGCGATTCAGTTGATGAGGCTATGTTTTCAAGTCATGGTAGACAACGGATATCCTCCGAGCTTCGCGTACGCCAAGGCGATTCGGTCGCTACGCTGTGTCATTGATGTGATGGACGAAGTCGGCATTGAAGAATACGTCAGTCGTCGCTGCAGCCGCACGGCGGAATTTGCCATTCGCACACGCGG
It encodes:
- the ilvC gene encoding ketol-acid reductoisomerase, which encodes MEKIYRDADVDLSVINGKTVAVIGYGIQGRVQAANARDSGVKVIVGTRPPEESNSRGLAQSDGFESMCIADATRRADILLIELADPAQPPIYRDDIAPHLTSGKTLCFCHGFNVLYGAIQPPRDVNVVLFVPNAPGHLVREKYLKGEGIYGCVSVENDATGNARDIVLAVAKAVGSTRAGVIEMSFQHECEGDNFEEQILYGGAIQLMRLCFQVMVDNGYPPSFAYAKAIRSLRCVIDVMDEVGIEEYVSRRCSRTAEFAIRTRGPRVVNEEAIREIFRETERGEFARDWMQEWALGMPTLYRQRRTAAEGMMEKTGHDWRRDFGK
- the allE gene encoding (S)-ureidoglycine aminohydrolase, with translation MRAPHQLLYSRTRVRSRYALMPIEGYPTSKLPDWPESAVQILAAPVLGAAFAQYLLRVPASYGTHYHADRRIETFLYVLDGEYQLLLGTGNTQQLSAGNFVFVPPSLDYSLEASTLGTLLMLKKAYEPVTGVSEPQAIVAKQSDVAETVYMGDQGALLQTLLPDEIGFDMAMNIFTFAPGHSLPVVETHVMEHGLYFLQGKGVYYLDDTWMEVEAGDFIWMGPYVPQSFYATGPTPSKYIYYKNVNRDVAL